The Hugenholtzia roseola DSM 9546 DNA window TTAAAAGAAACTTAGGGTTTGAGATAAAAACCTGAATAGGCACTTTTTTAGTTGTACTTCACAGCATTGAGCTTGCCTTCTGTAATTTGGCGCGAACCTCCGATACCACAAACACGTGCCTCGAAAGTCCCTGAAACAGTTTTGTTTTGGGTATCAATAGCGGTGATATTGATTTTGCCACTAACATTGGGCGTGCATAGATTTGAAGCCAAAGTAGAGCCGCCGACAGGGGCAGTACGCAAGACAACAGAAGGCACAACGTTATCCTGCACGCTGGTAGAATCGAGAATCAAATTGTATTCGCCTACTTCGGCTCTAAAAGCAACGGCAATGCTCTGCCCGTCGGCAGTGCTAATGCCTGTGATGACCAAATTATTGCCCGTTTTTACCCCCGTAACTGTGTTTGAGTTCCAAGCCTGCCCCTCGATGCGTGCGTTCATGCGCTTATTGGGGTCTATTTCCTCGTCGCCTTTACAGGCGTAGAAAAGCGCGGTGGCAGCCAAAAAGAGTAGGATTGCGCCTAATGATTTCTGAATTTTCATTTTTTTCGTTTAATTAGTTTGAATTAGGTTTGGATAAAAAAAGAGATTAAGGCTTCAAACGCAAAGTTTGCTTACAAGGTTTTGCGCCGCAGCCTAAAACGAGTCTAAAAATTGAGAATTACGCGCTTTTAAGCAAAGTTTTAGGGAAACTTGCTTGCAAAGCACTAACTTTGCAGCAGGATTGTAGTGATAGGGTCGTACAATTAGAAAAGTTGAAAATTATCCGAAACCCATCAAACAACAATCCCCTACTGCCCAATTCAGCCACAAAATAGCAAAATCCGCTATCTTTTCAAAACTTACAACAC harbors:
- a CDS encoding DUF6252 family protein — its product is MKIQKSLGAILLFLAATALFYACKGDEEIDPNKRMNARIEGQAWNSNTVTGVKTGNNLVITGISTADGQSIAVAFRAEVGEYNLILDSTSVQDNVVPSVVLRTAPVGGSTLASNLCTPNVSGKINITAIDTQNKTVSGTFEARVCGIGGSRQITEGKLNAVKYN